A window of Myxococcales bacterium contains these coding sequences:
- a CDS encoding acyl-CoA dehydrogenase family protein: MSSLGIPAFLPEEGLVKLAEELPSRVAEHTPTSHDPFGAVAKLVRQGLFAHVVPEALGGAPSPTGRPDTLDVRALCLVREALAYRSPLADSIFAVQGLGSYPLVLGGDFPGRDAILREVAKGERVCAFALTEPEAGSDVASMRTVAEEEGGAYYLTGEKIYISNVGLAHHYVVFANADPAAGKKGISAFLVSAREAGLELVSVPVGGGHPLGRLVLTRCKAERMIGEKGQGLRLALGTLDVFRTSVGAAACGMARRALDETLAHVRSRTQFGKRLVDFQLTQAALAEMWTKLEAARLLVYRAAHAKDTGHADASLFVAMAKLEATESAQLVIDRAVQLHGGSGVVEGSVVEQLYRDVRPLRIYEGTSEIQKLILGAALAKP; encoded by the coding sequence ATGAGCTCGCTCGGGATCCCCGCGTTTCTCCCCGAAGAGGGGCTCGTGAAGCTCGCCGAGGAGCTGCCCTCACGCGTCGCCGAGCACACGCCGACGAGCCACGATCCGTTCGGCGCGGTCGCGAAGCTCGTGCGGCAAGGCCTCTTCGCCCACGTGGTGCCCGAAGCGCTCGGCGGCGCCCCCTCCCCCACGGGCCGCCCCGACACGCTCGACGTACGCGCGCTCTGCCTCGTGCGCGAGGCCCTTGCCTACCGCAGCCCCCTCGCCGACAGCATCTTCGCCGTGCAGGGCCTCGGCTCGTACCCGCTCGTGCTCGGCGGCGATTTCCCGGGTCGAGACGCGATCTTGCGCGAGGTCGCGAAGGGTGAGCGGGTGTGCGCGTTCGCCCTCACCGAGCCCGAGGCCGGGAGCGACGTCGCCTCGATGCGCACGGTCGCCGAAGAAGAGGGCGGCGCGTACTACCTGACGGGCGAGAAGATCTACATCTCGAACGTCGGGCTCGCGCACCACTACGTCGTGTTCGCCAACGCCGATCCGGCCGCGGGCAAGAAGGGCATCTCGGCGTTCCTGGTCTCCGCGCGCGAGGCCGGGCTCGAGCTCGTGAGCGTGCCCGTGGGCGGGGGCCACCCGCTCGGGCGCCTCGTCCTCACACGGTGCAAGGCAGAGCGCATGATCGGCGAGAAGGGCCAGGGGCTCAGGCTCGCGCTCGGCACGCTCGACGTGTTCCGCACCTCGGTCGGCGCCGCGGCGTGTGGCATGGCGAGGCGCGCCCTCGACGAGACGCTCGCCCACGTGCGGAGCCGTACCCAGTTCGGCAAACGCCTCGTCGACTTCCAGCTCACGCAGGCCGCCCTCGCCGAGATGTGGACCAAGCTCGAGGCGGCGCGCCTCCTCGTCTACCGCGCCGCGCACGCGAAGGACACGGGCCACGCCGACGCGAGCCTCTTCGTGGCCATGGCCAAGCTCGAGGCCACGGAGAGCGCGCAGCTCGTCATCGATCGCGCGGTGCAGCTCCACGGGGGGAGCGGCGTGGTCGAGGGCTCCGTGGTCGAGCAGCTCTACCGCGACGTGCGCCCGCTGCGCATCTACGAGGGCACGAGCGAGATCCAGAAGCTCATCTTGGGCGCGGCCCTCGCGAAGCCGTGA
- a CDS encoding NAD(P)-dependent alcohol dehydrogenase yields MKSVVYDAYGPANVARVREVPAPTKRPGTLLVRVRAAALNPKDVLVRKGKFKVVTGFRFPRTMGYDWAGEIVSGDATFPEGTKVFGMIGAWSGGAFAEVARVSPNELARMPEGLSFVEAASLPLASLTALQALRDEARIAPGHRVLLHGASGGVGVLAVQIAKALGAHVVTTSSEANRPLLTSLGADETLDYRALDFAKGEGFPHPLEAFFDIFGNQSFAKIRPFLGPEGTYVSTVPSARVVLDTLTTRLPTRRRARLVVVRSRRSDLETIAGLVGDKKLRPVVDAVFPLDGIAQACERVETKRARGKVVLTVP; encoded by the coding sequence CGTCGCGCGCGTGCGAGAGGTCCCGGCTCCCACGAAGCGCCCCGGTACGCTCCTCGTGCGCGTCCGAGCGGCCGCCCTGAACCCGAAGGACGTGCTCGTCCGAAAGGGGAAATTCAAGGTCGTCACGGGCTTCCGGTTCCCGCGCACGATGGGCTACGACTGGGCGGGCGAGATCGTCTCGGGCGACGCGACCTTCCCCGAGGGCACGAAGGTCTTCGGCATGATCGGCGCATGGTCCGGCGGCGCCTTCGCGGAGGTCGCGAGGGTCTCCCCGAACGAGCTCGCTCGCATGCCCGAGGGGCTCTCCTTCGTCGAGGCGGCCTCGCTCCCCCTCGCCTCTCTCACCGCCCTCCAGGCGCTCCGCGACGAGGCTCGAATCGCCCCAGGCCATCGTGTGCTCCTCCACGGCGCGAGCGGCGGCGTGGGCGTGCTCGCCGTCCAGATCGCGAAGGCGCTCGGCGCTCACGTCGTCACGACCTCGAGCGAGGCGAACCGCCCGCTGCTCACGTCCCTCGGAGCGGACGAGACGCTGGACTACCGCGCGCTCGATTTCGCCAAGGGCGAAGGTTTCCCGCATCCGCTCGAGGCCTTCTTCGACATCTTCGGCAACCAGTCCTTCGCGAAGATCCGGCCCTTCCTCGGCCCCGAGGGCACCTACGTGAGCACGGTCCCGTCGGCCCGCGTCGTGCTCGACACGCTCACGACGCGCCTGCCCACGCGGCGCCGCGCGAGGCTCGTCGTGGTTCGGTCGCGGAGGAGCGACCTCGAGACCATCGCCGGCCTCGTCGGCGACAAGAAGCTCCGCCCCGTGGTCGACGCGGTCTTCCCGCTCGACGGCATCGCCCAGGCCTGCGAGCGTGTCGAGACGAAACGCGCTCGCGGCAAGGTCGTGCTCACGGTGCCCTGA
- a CDS encoding threonylcarbamoyl-AMP synthase, producing the protein MVPRVLPAKAPSSIAEAVALLREGELVAFPTETVYGLGGRALDPAHVARIFAAKGRPASHPLIAHVPSADEARELSRGGSLGAAGVALAEAFWPGPLTLVVERAAHVPPELTGGSDSVALRVPRHPAALALLRALGEPLAAPSANRFQSLSPTRAEHVVRSLGAEVRLVLDGGPCREGIESTVVDVRSDTPRVLRQGALSLEMLRRVCPHAALAEPSAPSRDELRASPGLDPKHYAPRARLVLVERQALAAAVRHEAERGRPVGVLVLGPFDARDGVKVERLPDDAEGYAHGLFAALHRLDDEVATIVVERLPDDPAFDAVRDRLARASHIA; encoded by the coding sequence ATGGTCCCGAGAGTGCTCCCCGCCAAGGCCCCGTCCTCGATCGCCGAGGCCGTCGCGCTCTTGCGTGAAGGCGAGCTCGTCGCGTTCCCGACCGAGACGGTCTACGGGCTCGGAGGTCGCGCGCTCGACCCGGCGCACGTCGCTCGCATCTTCGCGGCCAAAGGTCGTCCGGCGTCGCATCCCCTCATCGCCCACGTGCCCTCGGCCGACGAGGCTCGCGAGCTCAGTCGCGGCGGGAGCCTCGGGGCCGCCGGTGTCGCGCTCGCCGAGGCGTTCTGGCCCGGGCCCCTCACCCTCGTCGTGGAGCGTGCGGCTCACGTGCCGCCCGAGCTCACGGGGGGCTCCGACTCGGTCGCGCTCCGTGTTCCGCGCCACCCTGCGGCGCTCGCGCTCCTTCGTGCCCTCGGGGAGCCGCTCGCCGCCCCGAGCGCGAACCGTTTCCAGTCGCTGAGCCCCACGCGCGCCGAGCACGTCGTCCGCTCGCTCGGAGCCGAGGTTCGCCTCGTCCTCGACGGGGGGCCGTGCCGCGAGGGGATCGAGTCCACCGTCGTCGACGTCCGCTCGGACACTCCGCGCGTGCTCCGGCAGGGCGCGCTCTCCCTCGAGATGCTCCGCCGCGTCTGCCCTCACGCGGCCCTCGCCGAGCCGAGCGCGCCCTCGCGGGACGAGCTCCGTGCGTCGCCCGGGCTCGATCCGAAACACTACGCCCCGCGCGCACGCCTCGTCCTCGTGGAGCGCCAGGCCCTCGCCGCGGCCGTACGCCACGAAGCCGAGAGAGGCCGCCCCGTGGGCGTGCTCGTGCTCGGGCCGTTCGATGCGCGCGACGGTGTGAAGGTCGAGCGCCTCCCCGACGACGCCGAAGGGTACGCCCACGGCCTCTTCGCCGCGCTCCACCGCCTCGACGACGAAGTGGCGACCATCGTGGTCGAGCGCCTCCCCGACGACCCCGCGTTCGACGCCGTGCGCGACAGGCTCGCGCGGGCGTCCCACATCGCCTAA
- a CDS encoding adenylate/guanylate cyclase domain-containing protein, which translates to MIVALFLSKRGLFTLAKVAVLVPVNTVVLVASALLGGRVGFVYYMVLFAAVAFLVFSEKERAGRYGLAGLSTLFSVYMLVAAPPPSELVKVIPMRVLVGLDVSSALAVIATLCFIVHLFTGDTQRAEDKLAEEHARSERLLLNILPGAISERLKEKGEPIADGFADVTVLFADIVGFTELSEKLTPAALVDMLNRTFSAFDDLAERLGVEKIKTIGDCYMVAAGLPSAQPDHAERVAAMALGMRDALERINREGGYSLRLRIGMHSGPVVAGVIGKRKFIYDLWGDTVNTASRMESSGSPGEIQVTRAAFEKLRDGFDLEARGVIKVKGKGEMETFLLKGPKAA; encoded by the coding sequence ATGATCGTGGCGCTCTTTCTGTCGAAGCGGGGGCTCTTCACGCTCGCGAAGGTCGCCGTGCTCGTGCCGGTCAACACCGTGGTGCTCGTGGCCTCGGCTCTGCTCGGCGGGCGCGTGGGGTTCGTGTACTACATGGTGCTCTTCGCGGCCGTCGCGTTCCTCGTGTTCTCCGAAAAGGAGCGCGCCGGGCGCTATGGCCTCGCGGGGCTCAGCACGCTCTTCTCGGTGTACATGCTCGTGGCCGCGCCGCCGCCGAGCGAGCTCGTGAAGGTGATCCCGATGCGTGTGCTCGTCGGCCTCGACGTGTCGAGCGCGCTGGCCGTCATCGCGACGCTCTGCTTCATCGTGCACCTTTTCACGGGCGACACCCAGCGCGCCGAGGACAAGCTCGCCGAGGAGCACGCCCGCTCCGAACGCCTCCTCCTCAACATCCTCCCGGGCGCGATCTCCGAGCGCCTCAAGGAGAAGGGCGAGCCCATCGCCGACGGCTTCGCGGACGTGACCGTGCTCTTCGCGGACATCGTCGGCTTCACCGAGCTCTCGGAGAAGCTCACACCCGCCGCCCTCGTGGACATGTTGAACCGCACGTTCAGCGCGTTCGACGACCTCGCCGAGCGGCTGGGGGTCGAGAAGATCAAGACCATCGGCGACTGTTACATGGTGGCCGCCGGGCTCCCGTCGGCCCAGCCCGATCACGCCGAGCGCGTCGCCGCGATGGCGCTCGGCATGCGCGACGCCCTCGAGCGCATCAACCGCGAAGGCGGCTACTCCCTGCGCCTCCGCATCGGGATGCACTCGGGGCCGGTCGTGGCCGGCGTGATCGGCAAGAGAAAGTTCATTTACGACTTGTGGGGTGACACCGTGAACACGGCGAGCCGCATGGAATCGAGCGGCTCCCCCGGCGAGATCCAGGTGACACGCGCCGCATTCGAGAAGCTCCGGGACGGCTTCGACCTCGAAGCTCGCGGGGTCATCAAGGTGAAGGGCAAGGGCGAGATGGAGACGTTCCTCCTCAAGGGGCCGAAGGCCGCCTGA
- a CDS encoding RidA family protein, whose protein sequence is MSHTPVTPHGFPKPRGYAHGIVAQGRTLYVSGQIAWDGNARLVSADFGTQFLQALDNFIAVVREAGGGTEHIVKMLVFVTDLDAYRNATREIGEGWRSRLGKHYPAMSLVKVAGLLEPGAMVEIEGVAVLPE, encoded by the coding sequence ATGTCGCACACGCCCGTCACACCGCATGGTTTCCCGAAGCCCCGAGGTTACGCCCACGGCATCGTCGCTCAAGGGCGCACGCTGTACGTGTCGGGCCAGATCGCATGGGACGGGAACGCGCGCCTCGTCAGCGCCGACTTCGGCACCCAGTTCCTCCAGGCGCTCGACAACTTCATCGCGGTCGTCCGCGAGGCCGGCGGGGGCACCGAGCACATCGTGAAGATGCTCGTCTTCGTGACCGACCTCGACGCCTACCGCAACGCCACCCGTGAGATCGGAGAGGGCTGGCGCTCGCGCCTCGGCAAGCACTATCCGGCCATGAGCCTCGTCAAGGTCGCGGGGCTGCTCGAGCCCGGCGCCATGGTCGAGATCGAAGGCGTCGCCGTCCTCCCCGAGTAG
- a CDS encoding enoyl-CoA hydratase family protein produces MRTPEGFLYSLAPETGVATITLNRPDTLNSLTFAIYRELTDFFAALDHERDVRAVVLTGTGRAFCSGGDVEDIIGELFARDMQGLLEFTRVTGALIRNMRALRKPLVAAVNGTCVGAGAVMALAADFRVAADTAKFGFIFPKVGLSGADMGAAYLLPRIVGLGRASELLFLGDIVLADEAQRIGLVSKVVPQAECLAASVKLAERLASGPAFAHAMTKQMLESEVGMTLDQAIEAEAQAQAICMQHPDFRAAYDAWVKKEPTFFQGSTRPFSAKP; encoded by the coding sequence ATGCGTACCCCCGAAGGATTCCTCTACTCCCTCGCCCCCGAGACCGGCGTCGCGACCATCACGCTGAACCGGCCCGACACGCTGAACTCGCTCACCTTCGCGATCTACCGCGAGCTCACGGACTTCTTCGCGGCCCTCGACCACGAGCGCGACGTGCGCGCCGTGGTGCTCACCGGCACGGGGCGCGCCTTCTGCTCCGGCGGAGACGTCGAGGACATCATCGGCGAGCTCTTCGCCCGCGACATGCAGGGTCTGCTCGAGTTCACGCGGGTCACGGGCGCGCTCATCCGCAACATGCGCGCCCTCCGGAAGCCGCTCGTCGCCGCGGTGAACGGGACGTGCGTGGGCGCCGGCGCCGTCATGGCCCTCGCGGCCGACTTCCGCGTCGCCGCCGACACGGCCAAATTCGGCTTCATTTTCCCGAAGGTCGGGCTCTCGGGCGCCGACATGGGCGCCGCCTACCTGCTCCCACGCATCGTGGGTCTCGGCCGGGCGAGCGAGCTGCTCTTCTTGGGAGACATCGTGCTCGCCGACGAGGCCCAAAGGATCGGGCTCGTTTCGAAGGTCGTCCCCCAAGCCGAGTGCCTCGCGGCCTCGGTCAAGCTCGCGGAGCGCCTCGCGAGCGGCCCCGCCTTCGCCCACGCGATGACGAAGCAGATGCTCGAGAGCGAGGTCGGCATGACGCTCGACCAGGCGATCGAGGCCGAGGCCCAGGCTCAGGCCATCTGCATGCAGCACCCCGACTTTCGCGCCGCGTACGACGCGTGGGTCAAGAAGGAGCCCACCTTCTTCCAAGGGTCCACGCGCCCCTTCTCGGCGAAGCCATGA
- a CDS encoding SRPBCC family protein, with product MKHTLRTIDDSFFDTAPIVVHAHVDVDASAPAVFEALGSDRMWSWFPGIDRLVWLTPRPHEAGCVRRLRVARAIEVEEEFYRWDENERATFRVTRADRPWLRALAEDFRLSAHGSGTRLTWTMAIEPAASVPAAFGALAPLLRPGNARILSGIRGIVRRPG from the coding sequence ATGAAGCACACGCTCCGCACCATCGACGACTCCTTCTTCGACACCGCGCCGATCGTCGTCCACGCCCACGTCGACGTGGATGCTTCTGCGCCGGCGGTCTTCGAGGCGCTCGGGAGCGACCGCATGTGGTCGTGGTTCCCCGGCATCGACAGGCTCGTGTGGCTCACCCCTCGTCCCCACGAGGCGGGCTGCGTGCGCAGGCTGCGCGTGGCGCGCGCGATCGAGGTCGAGGAGGAGTTTTACCGCTGGGACGAGAACGAGCGCGCGACGTTCCGCGTGACCCGCGCCGATCGGCCGTGGCTCCGTGCCCTCGCCGAGGACTTCCGCCTCTCCGCGCACGGCTCGGGGACGCGTCTCACGTGGACGATGGCCATCGAGCCCGCCGCGTCCGTGCCCGCCGCGTTCGGGGCCCTCGCGCCGCTCCTACGGCCCGGAAATGCCCGTATCCTTTCGGGAATTCGCGGTATCGTCCGCCGCCCCGGGTGA
- a CDS encoding peptidylprolyl isomerase: MRPAIVSLSVFSCVSALSVVLLAACEPPRVESVVLAPPPAPRALVEAPAPAKVAAPPPRTPRPPSEAELRTRERIVPSPDDPLGGKFFLADATQGLTGNGPLVATLTTRHGDLRCELYEDRAPVTVASFVGLARGLRPFKDPSSGTWVTRPLYDGTIFHRIIPGFMIQGGDPKGNGTGEPGFVLPDELWPGAKHDRAGLLCMANRGADTNGAQFFVTDASAPHLDKGYTIFGECGPVSVVHAIANEPVHGERPVTPIVIERVTITAE, translated from the coding sequence ATGCGACCTGCCATCGTCTCTCTCTCCGTCTTCTCTTGCGTGAGCGCGCTCTCCGTCGTGCTCCTCGCGGCGTGCGAGCCCCCTCGTGTCGAGAGCGTCGTCCTCGCGCCGCCCCCTGCGCCTCGCGCCCTCGTCGAGGCCCCCGCGCCGGCCAAGGTCGCTGCCCCGCCCCCGCGCACCCCCCGCCCACCCTCCGAGGCGGAGCTCCGTACCCGCGAGCGCATCGTCCCGTCGCCCGACGACCCGCTCGGCGGCAAATTCTTCCTCGCCGACGCCACGCAAGGGCTCACCGGGAACGGCCCTCTCGTCGCCACGTTGACCACGCGCCACGGCGATCTGCGGTGCGAGCTCTACGAGGATCGTGCCCCGGTGACGGTGGCGAGCTTCGTAGGCCTCGCCCGGGGCCTGCGACCGTTCAAGGATCCGTCGAGCGGCACGTGGGTCACGCGCCCGCTCTACGACGGGACGATCTTCCACCGCATCATCCCGGGGTTCATGATCCAAGGGGGGGATCCCAAGGGGAACGGGACGGGAGAGCCCGGCTTCGTGCTTCCCGACGAGCTCTGGCCCGGCGCCAAACACGATCGCGCGGGGCTCTTGTGCATGGCGAACCGCGGGGCCGACACGAACGGCGCTCAGTTCTTCGTGACCGACGCGTCGGCGCCGCACCTCGACAAGGGCTACACGATCTTCGGCGAGTGTGGGCCCGTGTCCGTGGTGCACGCCATCGCCAACGAGCCGGTCCACGGAGAGCGCCCGGTGACGCCGATCGTCATCGAGCGCGTCACGATCACCGCCGAGTGA
- a CDS encoding TSUP family transporter: MTTLALALVVLVAFVVEAAAGFGGTVVSVSLGAQLLPVDDVLVRFLPANLVLSLVMVARTYRLVEKRVLFGRIVPFMGAGMVAGGLVARVASPGIVKVVFAAFVLALAARELRAASSPSAAAPSEPGRPAQVAALTIAGILHGMFACGGPMCVWVVGRALPEKGAFRATLSALWVVLNGVLVVSYAATGKLTGPSLRDSAVLLVPVVLGLVVGERVHARLSPERFRVAVFGLLAVSSLVLLVRSLLAGLG, translated from the coding sequence ATGACGACCCTCGCCCTCGCCCTCGTCGTCCTCGTTGCGTTCGTCGTCGAGGCGGCGGCGGGCTTCGGAGGCACGGTCGTCTCGGTCTCGCTCGGCGCGCAGCTCCTCCCCGTCGACGACGTGCTCGTCCGGTTCCTCCCTGCGAACCTGGTCCTCTCGCTCGTCATGGTGGCGCGCACCTACCGGCTCGTCGAGAAGCGCGTGCTCTTCGGGAGGATCGTGCCGTTCATGGGGGCGGGGATGGTCGCGGGTGGGCTCGTCGCCCGTGTCGCGAGCCCGGGAATCGTCAAGGTCGTCTTCGCCGCGTTCGTCCTCGCGCTCGCCGCGCGAGAGCTTCGAGCGGCCTCGAGCCCGTCCGCTGCCGCACCCTCGGAGCCCGGGCGCCCCGCGCAGGTCGCCGCGCTCACGATTGCCGGTATTCTGCATGGAATGTTCGCGTGTGGGGGCCCGATGTGCGTGTGGGTGGTAGGGCGCGCGCTGCCCGAGAAGGGCGCGTTCCGCGCGACGCTGTCGGCGCTGTGGGTCGTGTTGAACGGTGTCCTCGTCGTCTCCTATGCAGCCACCGGCAAGCTCACGGGGCCCTCTCTGCGTGACTCGGCCGTCTTGCTCGTGCCGGTCGTGCTCGGCCTCGTCGTGGGCGAGCGTGTTCACGCGAGGCTCTCCCCCGAGCGCTTTCGTGTCGCCGTGTTCGGCCTCCTCGCGGTCTCGTCGCTCGTCTTGCTCGTCCGGTCGCTTCTCGCGGGGCTCGGGTGA
- a CDS encoding NADH:flavin oxidoreductase, translating to MSAPSLFEPLPLRSGKTLPNRLVLPAMVTRLSGEDGHVNADVRARYARFAKGGVGLVVVEAMAVHTAKSGPLLRISDDAFLPGLQDLASACHDAGPGLVFPQIIHFLKVARSGYRQTVDMLSHDEIDAIVDAFARAAVRARRAGFDGVELHMAHAYTLSSFLSLKNPRKDAYGGSLENRLRLPRRVLRAVRASVGDDFPVGLRFVGDEFIRGGYTVKDAGPIAVALAREGADIVSLSAGGKFEDARKIEGEPPYPYTGYSGDRCMPGAQYPEGANLGIPRHVRAELRAHGLATPVVAAGKIATKAFAESVLAEGSADLVGLARALLADPDLPTKWQKGEEDRVVRCLYGNVCKALDESFRRVDCTLWPKGAGQAPESTDRTPPTWSPQGDALRAEHKDGRVIVRWEKALDPEGLYGYEVLRGEGDGGLLLHVATVREKSQRFEDSRVLPGAVVRYAVRPFDLAGNRGPLSATVTVRVPSD from the coding sequence GTGAGCGCGCCTTCGCTCTTCGAGCCGCTCCCGCTCCGTTCGGGCAAGACGCTCCCGAATCGGCTCGTGCTCCCCGCGATGGTCACGCGCCTCTCGGGCGAGGACGGGCACGTGAACGCCGACGTACGCGCCCGGTACGCGCGGTTCGCGAAGGGCGGCGTCGGGCTCGTGGTGGTCGAGGCCATGGCGGTGCACACGGCGAAGAGCGGCCCGCTCCTCCGCATCTCCGACGACGCGTTCTTGCCCGGCCTCCAGGATCTCGCGAGCGCCTGCCACGACGCGGGCCCCGGCCTGGTTTTCCCGCAGATCATCCACTTCTTGAAGGTGGCGAGGTCGGGCTACCGGCAGACCGTGGACATGCTCTCGCACGACGAGATCGACGCCATCGTCGACGCCTTCGCCCGCGCGGCCGTGCGCGCCCGTCGCGCGGGGTTCGACGGCGTCGAGCTCCACATGGCGCACGCCTACACGCTGTCGTCGTTCCTCTCGCTCAAGAACCCTCGGAAGGACGCGTACGGTGGCTCGCTCGAGAACCGCCTGCGGCTGCCGAGGCGGGTCCTCCGCGCGGTGCGTGCCTCCGTCGGAGACGACTTCCCGGTCGGGCTGCGCTTCGTCGGAGACGAGTTCATCCGAGGTGGCTACACCGTGAAAGACGCGGGGCCCATCGCCGTGGCGCTCGCGCGCGAAGGCGCCGACATCGTCTCGCTCTCGGCGGGCGGAAAGTTCGAGGACGCGCGCAAGATCGAGGGCGAGCCGCCCTACCCGTACACGGGGTACTCCGGCGACAGGTGCATGCCTGGGGCGCAGTACCCCGAGGGCGCGAACCTCGGCATCCCTCGTCACGTGCGCGCCGAGCTCCGCGCCCACGGCCTCGCGACCCCGGTCGTGGCCGCCGGCAAGATCGCGACGAAGGCCTTCGCCGAGAGCGTGCTCGCCGAAGGGAGCGCCGATCTCGTGGGCCTCGCGCGGGCGCTGCTCGCCGACCCCGACCTCCCCACGAAGTGGCAGAAAGGGGAGGAAGATCGGGTCGTTCGATGCCTGTACGGAAACGTATGCAAGGCCCTCGACGAGAGCTTCCGAAGGGTCGACTGCACCCTCTGGCCGAAGGGCGCGGGCCAGGCCCCGGAGAGCACCGACCGCACGCCCCCCACCTGGAGCCCGCAGGGCGACGCGCTCCGCGCCGAGCACAAGGACGGCCGCGTGATCGTGCGGTGGGAGAAGGCGCTCGACCCCGAGGGGCTCTACGGGTACGAGGTCCTTCGTGGCGAGGGCGACGGGGGGCTCCTCCTCCACGTGGCGACGGTCCGCGAAAAATCGCAGCGCTTCGAGGACTCGCGCGTGCTCCCCGGTGCGGTCGTGCGGTACGCGGTGAGGCCGTTCGATCTCGCGGGCAACCGCGGACCGCTGTCGGCCACGGTCACCGTCCGGGTCCCCTCGGACTGA